CGGCGAGGCCGACGGCCTGTTCCGGGCGGTGCTGCCGGCGGTGGGTCAGTCGCACGACCCGGCGGACGCGGGCGACCACCTGGTCGACGTGGTCGGCGAGGCCGGCCGGACCCTCGGGTTCACCTGGTACCACTACCCGGCGGTGCACCCGACGGCCGAGGTGGAGGCGGTCGCCGCCGACTTCGCCGCCGCGCTGCGGGCCATCGCCGAGGACTGCCGGGGTGCGCTGTGACGGCGTCGCTGGCGCGCAACCGCAACTACACGCTGCTGTGGAGCGGTCAGGCGCTGGGCGAGGTGGGCTTCAGCGCCACCATGATCGCCTTCCCGCTGCTGGTGCTGGCGGTGACCGGCTCGCCGGTGGCGTCCGGCCTGGTGCTGGCCGCCGACGCGGCCGCGCAGCTGGCCGTCGGGCTGCCCGCCGGGGCGCTGGTCGACCGGTGGGACCGGCGCCGGGTGATGCTGTGGTGCGAGGCGGCCCGGGCGGTGGCGCTGGCCGGCCTGGTGGTGGCCATCTGGACCGGCGTGGTGGCGGTGGCGCACATGGTGGCGGTGGCGGTGGTGCTCGGCGTGACCCGGGCGCTGTTCGAACCGGCCGAGGACGCCTGCCTGCCGCAACTGGTGCCCGAGGCGCAGTTGGCGACGGCGGTGGCGATGAACGGGGCCAGGTCGTCGCTGGGTCAGATGGCCGGCACCGCGCTGGGCGGCGTGCTGTTCGCGGTGACGCGGTGGCTGCCGTTCCTGGTCGACCTGGTGACGCACGTGCTGGGCTTCGTGGCGCTGCTGTTCCTGCGGGTGCCGCCGACCGAGCGGGTGGTGGAGCGCAGGCACATCGCCCGCGAGATCGGCGAGGGCCTGCGGTGGGTGTGGCAGCGGGCCGAGATCCGGGTGACGGCGCTGTGCGCGGTGGTGCTCAACCTGTTCTTCACGGCGTTCTACCTGGTGGTCATCGTGCTGGCGCAGGGCCGCGGCGCGTCGTCGGCCGAGATCGGCGTGATGGCCGCGATGCTCGGGGTGGGCGGCGTGCTGGGCGCGCTGGCGGCGCCGAGGCTGCACCGGGCGCTCGGGCCGTTCCGGTCGATCGCGTCGGTGTTCTGGGCGCTGGCCCTGCTCACCCCGCTGGCGCTGGTGCTGGAGTCGGCGTACCTGCTGGGCGCGCTGTTCGCCCTGATGACGTTCCTGGCGCCGACCGCCAACACCACCATCGGCACCCACCAGCTGCTGCTGACCCCCGACGGCATGCGGGGCCGGCTGAGCGGCGTGATGGCGGTGGTGGTCGGGGTGGCGGGCACGCTCGGGCCGCTGGTCGGCGGTGCGCTGACCGAAGTGCTGACCGCGCGCACGGCGGTGCTGGTGTGCGCGGTGGGGATTCTCGTGATCACGGTGATCGTCACGGTCAACCCGACTTTGCGCGGGTACGGGGTACAACCAGTTCAGGAGGAAGAGGCATGAGGGACGACATCACCTACCAGGTGCTCGTGAACGACGAGGGCCAGTACTCGCTGTGGCCCGCGCATCACGACGTGCCGGCCGGGTGGCGGTTCGAGGGGACGCGCGGCACGAAGGACGAGTGCTCGGCCCACGTGGACGAGGTGTGGACCGACATGCGCCCGGCCTCGCTGCGGGCGGCGATGGGCTGAGGTCTTCCGGGGACCGGTCCTGCCGACCGGTCCCCGGACCCGTCCCGTTCACCCCCCGAAGGACCCGTCCCGTTCACCCCCCGAACGCCCGCAGGAACGTGTCCACCGCGTTCACCGCCACCACCCGCAGCTCCGCCGCCCCCACCTCGCGCGTCCCCGCCCGGGAGCGCGCCTCCACCGGCCAGCTGATCAGCGCCAGCAACTGCTCCGCCGCCTCCCCCGGCTCGCACGACCGCAGCCGCCCGGCCAGCACCAGCCGCGCCACCCGGTCGGCCAGCGCGTCCGCCACCCGCAGCGAGGTGCGCTCGTGCACCGACGCGGCCAGCTCCGGGAACCGGTCGGCCTGCGCGTGCACCAACCGCCGCAAGGCGCGGGAACGCGGGTCCGCGCACGTCAGCGCCAGCCGGAGCGCCACGTCCTCCAGCGCCGCCCGCAGGTCGTCCCCCGGCTCGCGCAGCCCCTCCACCACCTCCAGCAGGTCGCCCAGGACCGCCTCGGCGGCCGCGTCGACGGCGTGGTGGAACAGCGTCTCCTTGTCGTTGAGGTGGTTGTAGACGGTCGGCTTGGCCACGCCCGCCACCTCGGCGATCTCCTTCACGCACGCCTCGGCGTACCCGCGCCGGCCGAACACCTCGAACGCCGCCGCCAGGATCGCCCGCCGCTTCTCCACGCGCCCGCGTGACCGCGTCTCCACGATCAAAAGCCTAGCTATTGAACCTACGAGACCAGTAAGTTGAACCCAAGGGTTCAAAACGAGGAGCGAGCATGATCGTCAACCTGCTGCGGTTCCGGTTCCGCGAGGGCACCACGCCCGACCAGGAGGCCGAGGTGCTGGCCGCGATGAGGCGCACGGCGTCGCTGGACTCGGCGGCGTTCGGCGTGGTCGGCCACGACATCGGCGACCCGGCCGAGGGGTTCACCCACACCTACCTGGTGGGCATCCCCGACCTCGACGCGCTGGAGCGCTACATGCACGACCCGGTGCACATCGCGGGCGACGAGGTGATCCTGCCGCACCTCGCGCGGCTCGCCGCGGTCCGCATGAGCGACGACGACCCGGACGTGGCCGCGAAGGTGGCGGAGCTGCACCTGGCGAAGGTGGCGAAGTACCCGGAGTGGGGTCGCGCCGTGGACGAGCTGATGGCCGCCCGCTGAGTCGCGCCCGCCGTGTTGTTCGAGGTTGAACTTGCGGGCGGGAAACGCAGCCGGCGGGCCTCGGAGGTGAACCCGGGCAGTGCCTGGGCCACCGCCAGGGTGACCGGTTCGGCGTCGGTGAGCTTGGGCGGTCCGCCGATGCGGGGCCTGCTGGCGAGGTGGTCGTCGATCTTGGCGTGGAGCGCGGGAGGGAAGGGTGTTCGGGTCGGTCGTCACGAACTGGTCTTGAACACCCCTCGCCCGTGCGCATCACTCGTCTAGGTCACCGGCACGATCCGGGCGTCCAACAGCACCCCGTCCTCGACGTCGAGCAGCCCCACGGTGCCGTGGGGCTGCCGCCGCCGGTCGGTCGGCGACCCCGGGTTGAACACCCGCACGCCGTCGCCCGTCACGTCCATCGGGATGTGCGAGTGCCCGAACACCACCAGGTCGGCCTCGGGGAAGCGACGCCGCATGCGCGCGGTCCGGCCCTTGGCCTGCCCGCTGTCGTGGATCATCGCGACCCGCAGGCCCGCCAGCTCCAGCGACGCGGTCTCGGGCGCGCCCCACGCGACCACGTCCGGACCGTCGTTGTTGCCGCACACGGCGGTCACCGGCGCGTACTGCGCCAGCTCGTCCAGCACCTCCGCCACGCAGACGTCCCCGGCGTGCAGGATGACGTCCGCGTGGCGCAGGTGCCCGGCCACGGCCGGCGGGCAGGACTTCCACCGCCGGGGCGCGTGGGTGTCGGACAGGACGACGACCCTCATCGGCGGTCAGGACAGGGCGGGGCCCGACTCGCTGCTGCCCGACAGCTCCTTGAGGAACTCGTGGCACTGCTTGGCGCGCGCCGAGTCCTCCTCCATCACGCGGCGGAAGAAGTCCGCGATGTCCTGGCGGCCCGCGTTCTCGGCGTCGCGGACGTACTGGCCGTAGTCGTGCCCGGCCTTGAGCGAGTGGTACTGGACCGAGATCAGGTCGAAGCTGACGTCGTCGAAGCCGGTCTCGCCGGTGGCCATGGAATTCCTCCTCGGGTGGTGATCCGAACGCCTGTCCCATACCCGGCAGCGGCGCGCCCAACCCCGCACGCCCGGGTGACCGCCGCGTTGAGTGGCGGGCCCCCGGGGTTGCTTGTACGGTCCAACGTGGGTTGAAACCACAGCCTGCCGTGCGCGACCAGGTCCCTGCCCGGTCACGCTGTCGGAGGAAACCCGGATGAAGATTGCCGTCGTTTCAGTCCACGCGAGCCCCTTGCCGGTGCTCACCGACGAGGAGGAAGGCGGCCAGGACGTCCACGTGGCCGAGCTGGCCGCCGCGCTGGCGGCGCAGGGCCACGACGTGGTGGTGCACACCCGTCGCGACTCGGTGCGACCGCCCGAGGTGGTGCGCGCCAAGCCCGGCTACGAGGTGGTCCACGGGCCGGCCGGCCCGCCCGGGCCCCTCCCGGCGGACGAGCTGCCGCCGCACCTCGACGAGTTCATCCGCGCCCTGCACGACCGGTGGCGCGTCGACCGGCCGGACGTCGTGCACGCCCACTCCTGGACCTCGGGCCTCGCCGCCGTGCTGGCCGCGAGCGGCCTCGGCGTGCCGGTGGTGCAGACGTTCCACGCGCTGGGCGCGCTGGAGCGCAGGCTGCGCGGCACGGCCGTCCCGTCGGCGCGGGTGTCCACCGAGCG
This portion of the Saccharothrix syringae genome encodes:
- a CDS encoding MFS transporter — encoded protein: MTASLARNRNYTLLWSGQALGEVGFSATMIAFPLLVLAVTGSPVASGLVLAADAAAQLAVGLPAGALVDRWDRRRVMLWCEAARAVALAGLVVAIWTGVVAVAHMVAVAVVLGVTRALFEPAEDACLPQLVPEAQLATAVAMNGARSSLGQMAGTALGGVLFAVTRWLPFLVDLVTHVLGFVALLFLRVPPTERVVERRHIAREIGEGLRWVWQRAEIRVTALCAVVLNLFFTAFYLVVIVLAQGRGASSAEIGVMAAMLGVGGVLGALAAPRLHRALGPFRSIASVFWALALLTPLALVLESAYLLGALFALMTFLAPTANTTIGTHQLLLTPDGMRGRLSGVMAVVVGVAGTLGPLVGGALTEVLTARTAVLVCAVGILVITVIVTVNPTLRGYGVQPVQEEEA
- a CDS encoding MbtH family protein, whose product is MRDDITYQVLVNDEGQYSLWPAHHDVPAGWRFEGTRGTKDECSAHVDEVWTDMRPASLRAAMG
- a CDS encoding TetR/AcrR family transcriptional regulator, which produces METRSRGRVEKRRAILAAAFEVFGRRGYAEACVKEIAEVAGVAKPTVYNHLNDKETLFHHAVDAAAEAVLGDLLEVVEGLREPGDDLRAALEDVALRLALTCADPRSRALRRLVHAQADRFPELAASVHERTSLRVADALADRVARLVLAGRLRSCEPGEAAEQLLALISWPVEARSRAGTREVGAAELRVVAVNAVDTFLRAFGG
- a CDS encoding metallophosphoesterase family protein, whose protein sequence is MRVVVLSDTHAPRRWKSCPPAVAGHLRHADVILHAGDVCVAEVLDELAQYAPVTAVCGNNDGPDVVAWGAPETASLELAGLRVAMIHDSGQAKGRTARMRRRFPEADLVVFGHSHIPMDVTGDGVRVFNPGSPTDRRRQPHGTVGLLDVEDGVLLDARIVPVT
- a CDS encoding Dabb family protein, with the translated sequence MIVNLLRFRFREGTTPDQEAEVLAAMRRTASLDSAAFGVVGHDIGDPAEGFTHTYLVGIPDLDALERYMHDPVHIAGDEVILPHLARLAAVRMSDDDPDVAAKVAELHLAKVAKYPEWGRAVDELMAAR